From one Geoalkalibacter halelectricus genomic stretch:
- the ftsZ gene encoding cell division protein FtsZ: MFEFEENLDRPAKIKVIGVGGGGGNAVNTMIDCHLEGVEFLTANTDAQALKNSKAPMKVQLGNKLTKGLGAGANPEIGREAAQEDRARLAEFLEGTDMVFIAAGLGGGTGTGAAPIIAEVAKELGALTVGVVTKPFTREGKQRMKKATQGVDCLKKVVDSLIVIPNDRLLGLAGKNMSILDAFKPSDDVLRQAVQGISDLITTSGLINVDFADVKAIMSERGMAMMGIGLASGEKRAAEAAQKAISSPLLEEIDISGAKGVLVNICGSSSMTMEEFDEASRIIHDKVHEDANIIIGLVVNEEMGDNIKITAIATGFGESFEQTRGASEELRSQAAAALSAKENRDIPAFIRERQRESIRSMRSNLGPNIAGTEDEYDIPTFLRKRVD, from the coding sequence ATGTTTGAATTTGAAGAGAATTTGGATCGGCCGGCGAAAATCAAGGTCATCGGAGTCGGCGGTGGCGGCGGCAACGCGGTCAACACCATGATCGACTGCCACCTCGAAGGCGTTGAGTTTCTCACCGCCAACACCGACGCGCAGGCTCTCAAGAACTCCAAGGCGCCGATGAAGGTTCAACTCGGCAACAAGCTCACCAAGGGCCTGGGGGCCGGCGCCAATCCCGAAATCGGCCGCGAGGCGGCCCAGGAGGACCGCGCGCGCCTCGCCGAGTTTCTCGAAGGCACCGACATGGTGTTCATCGCAGCGGGCCTCGGCGGCGGCACCGGAACCGGCGCCGCGCCCATCATCGCCGAGGTGGCCAAGGAACTCGGCGCCCTGACCGTCGGCGTGGTCACCAAGCCCTTCACCCGCGAAGGCAAGCAGCGCATGAAAAAGGCCACCCAAGGCGTGGATTGCCTGAAGAAAGTGGTCGACTCGCTCATCGTGATTCCCAACGACCGCCTGCTCGGTTTGGCCGGCAAGAACATGAGCATCCTCGATGCCTTCAAGCCCTCCGACGATGTGCTGCGCCAGGCGGTGCAGGGCATCAGCGACCTCATCACCACCAGCGGCCTGATCAACGTCGACTTCGCCGACGTCAAGGCGATCATGAGCGAACGCGGCATGGCGATGATGGGCATCGGTCTGGCCAGCGGTGAAAAGCGCGCCGCTGAAGCGGCCCAGAAAGCCATCAGCAGCCCGCTGCTGGAAGAAATCGATATCTCCGGTGCCAAGGGCGTGCTGGTCAACATCTGTGGGTCGAGCAGCATGACCATGGAAGAATTCGACGAGGCCTCACGCATCATTCACGACAAGGTTCACGAAGACGCCAACATCATCATCGGCCTGGTGGTCAACGAGGAGATGGGCGACAACATCAAAATCACCGCCATCGCCACCGGCTTCGGCGAGTCCTTCGAGCAGACCCGCGGCGCCTCCGAGGAACTCAGGTCGCAGGCGGCCGCGGCCCTGAGCGCCAAGGAAAACCGCGACATTCCGGCGTTCATTCGCGAACGTCAGCGCGAGAGCATTCGTAGCATGCGCAGCAATCTCGGCCCCAACATCGCTGGGACGGAGGATGAGTACGACATCCCCACGTTCCTGCGCAAGCGGGTCGATTAA
- the ftsA gene encoding cell division protein FtsA, with protein MSNRRDNLVVGVDIGTTKICAIVGNYTEEGLDIVGIGVSPSKGLRKGVVINIESTVAAIRKALQEAELMAGCEIKSVFAGIAGGHIKGFNSQGVIAIKNREVTGDDVRRVIDAAKAVAIPMDREVIHILPQEFIIDDQDGIKEPLGMSGVRLEAKVHIVTGAVASAQNIIKSCNRAGVDVADIVLEQLASAEAVLSADEKELGVAMVDIGGGTTDIAIYIDGAIKHTSVLSLGGNHLTNDIAVGLRTPMAEAEKIKHAYGCCLTSMVDKDATIEVPSVGGREPRILSRQLLAEILEPRVEEIFTLVNREIIRSGYEDLIASGVVITGGTSILPGMPELAEQIFGMQVRRGVPRDIGGLTDVVNSPVYATGVGLVKYGCRNLETKNFSIGQENTFDKIVRRMKEWFGEFF; from the coding sequence ATGAGTAACAGAAGGGACAATCTGGTCGTCGGGGTGGATATCGGTACCACCAAGATCTGCGCCATTGTCGGCAATTATACGGAGGAAGGCCTCGATATTGTCGGCATCGGCGTCAGCCCCTCGAAGGGGCTGCGCAAGGGCGTGGTCATCAATATCGAAAGCACCGTGGCGGCGATCCGCAAAGCCTTGCAGGAAGCCGAACTCATGGCCGGCTGCGAGATCAAGTCGGTGTTCGCCGGCATCGCCGGTGGGCATATCAAGGGATTTAATTCCCAGGGCGTGATCGCCATCAAGAACCGCGAGGTGACCGGCGACGACGTGCGGCGCGTCATCGACGCCGCCAAGGCCGTGGCCATTCCCATGGACCGCGAGGTGATCCACATCCTGCCCCAGGAATTCATCATCGACGATCAGGACGGCATCAAGGAGCCCCTGGGCATGAGCGGCGTGCGCCTTGAAGCCAAGGTGCATATCGTCACCGGTGCCGTGGCCAGCGCCCAGAACATCATCAAGAGTTGCAATCGCGCCGGGGTCGACGTGGCCGATATCGTCCTGGAGCAGCTCGCCTCGGCCGAGGCGGTGCTCTCCGCCGATGAAAAGGAATTGGGCGTGGCCATGGTCGATATCGGCGGCGGTACCACGGATATCGCCATCTACATCGACGGTGCCATCAAGCACACCTCGGTGCTGTCCCTGGGCGGCAATCATCTGACCAACGACATTGCCGTGGGCCTGCGCACGCCCATGGCCGAGGCGGAAAAGATCAAGCACGCCTACGGCTGCTGTCTGACCTCCATGGTCGATAAGGACGCAACCATCGAAGTGCCCTCGGTGGGCGGGCGTGAACCGCGCATTCTTTCGCGCCAGTTGCTCGCCGAGATTCTCGAGCCGCGCGTCGAGGAGATTTTCACCCTGGTCAACCGCGAGATCATCCGCAGCGGCTACGAGGATCTGATCGCCTCGGGCGTGGTCATCACCGGCGGCACCTCGATTCTGCCCGGCATGCCGGAACTGGCCGAGCAGATCTTCGGCATGCAGGTGCGCCGCGGCGTGCCGCGCGACATCGGCGGCTTGACCGACGTGGTCAATTCGCCCGTGTATGCCACCGGCGTCGGTCTGGTGAAATACGGCTGCCGGAATCTGGAAACCAAAAATTTCAGCATTGGCCAGGAAAACACCTTCGACAAGATCGTGCGTCGCATGAAGGAATGGTTCGGGGAATTTTTCTAA
- a CDS encoding cell division protein FtsQ/DivIB, with product MRDYKATAQVKVKKNKVRRERQPRDWRGLLQKTLRCVVTAVSAVLIVGAAVIAARMLVASDYFRIETVRVENAVRVSAEEVVDLSDILVGSSIFELNLDMIGRRIEENPWVKTARVNRIFPREIAISLEEREPRAIINLGYLYYLDGGGEVFKLLSNGDRLDYPVITGIERSDILEQPEKTRARLHLALALLDELEQRRRFNLDSISELHLHPDEGIAVFTYIGGVAVHFGEGDFARKLDRLEHIYKELEPRLTALEYIDLKVPDRVIVKIDNNQQRARG from the coding sequence ATGCGAGATTACAAGGCGACGGCCCAGGTCAAGGTCAAAAAAAACAAGGTCCGCCGCGAGCGCCAACCCCGCGACTGGCGCGGCTTGCTGCAAAAGACCCTGCGTTGTGTGGTCACAGCGGTCAGCGCGGTCCTGATCGTCGGTGCCGCCGTGATCGCAGCGCGCATGCTGGTGGCATCGGATTATTTTCGCATCGAAACGGTGCGGGTGGAAAACGCCGTGCGCGTCAGCGCCGAGGAAGTGGTGGATCTCTCCGACATCCTGGTCGGCAGTTCGATCTTTGAACTCAATCTGGACATGATCGGGCGCAGGATCGAGGAGAATCCCTGGGTCAAGACCGCGCGGGTCAATCGAATATTCCCGCGCGAGATCGCCATCAGCCTGGAGGAGCGGGAGCCGCGGGCCATCATCAACCTCGGCTATCTCTATTACCTCGATGGGGGCGGCGAGGTGTTCAAGCTGCTCAGCAACGGCGACCGCCTGGATTATCCGGTCATCACCGGCATCGAACGCAGCGACATCCTCGAGCAGCCCGAGAAGACCCGCGCGCGCCTGCACCTGGCCCTGGCCCTGCTCGACGAACTGGAACAGCGGCGCCGCTTCAATCTGGACTCCATCTCGGAACTGCACCTGCATCCCGATGAGGGAATCGCCGTGTTCACCTACATCGGCGGAGTCGCGGTGCACTTCGGCGAGGGAGACTTCGCGCGCAAGCTTGATCGCTTGGAGCATATCTACAAGGAATTGGAACCGCGTCTGACCGCCCTGGAATACATTGATCTCAAGGTGCCTGACCGCGTGATCGTTAAAATCGACAACAACCAGCAGCGAGCCAGGGGATAG
- a CDS encoding D-alanine--D-alanine ligase: MKRDELKAKQIGVLMGGLSGEREVSLRTGAAVLKALQQKGYRCTAIDAGRDLAGQLRDSGIEVAFIALHGRYGEDGTVQGLLELMGIPYTGSGVLASSLAMDKIVTKKLLIHHDLPTPGFETYRRGEDLERLVARCRHYPLVVKPAREGSTLGISIVGDGDALRQGIVEALRFDDQLLIEEYIAGRELTVAVLDGEALPIIEIEVEGGFYDFGAKYGSGKTRYLLPAPLEPALYQRMQEVAVAACAALGCCGAARVDFRAKEREFYCLEVNTIPGMTETSLLPKAAQAAGMDFAELTIRILEGAALNK; encoded by the coding sequence ATGAAGCGTGACGAGTTGAAGGCCAAGCAGATCGGCGTGCTCATGGGAGGTCTCTCCGGAGAGCGCGAGGTGTCCCTGCGGACCGGCGCCGCGGTGCTCAAGGCCCTGCAGCAAAAGGGCTATCGTTGCACCGCCATTGATGCGGGGCGGGATCTGGCCGGGCAATTGCGCGACAGCGGCATCGAGGTGGCGTTCATCGCCCTGCACGGCCGCTACGGTGAGGATGGAACCGTGCAGGGGCTGCTCGAACTCATGGGCATTCCCTATACCGGCAGCGGTGTGCTGGCATCGAGCCTGGCCATGGACAAAATCGTCACCAAAAAGTTACTGATCCACCATGATCTGCCCACCCCCGGCTTCGAGACTTATCGGCGCGGCGAGGATCTGGAGAGGCTCGTTGCGCGCTGTCGGCATTATCCCCTGGTGGTCAAACCGGCGCGCGAGGGATCGACCCTCGGCATCAGCATCGTCGGCGATGGGGACGCCTTGCGCCAGGGGATTGTCGAGGCCCTGCGCTTCGATGATCAATTGCTCATCGAGGAGTATATCGCCGGGCGCGAACTCACCGTCGCGGTGCTAGACGGCGAGGCTCTGCCGATCATCGAAATTGAGGTGGAGGGCGGCTTTTATGATTTCGGCGCCAAATACGGCAGCGGCAAAACGCGCTATTTGTTGCCCGCGCCCCTGGAGCCGGCCCTGTATCAACGCATGCAGGAGGTCGCGGTGGCGGCCTGCGCGGCTCTTGGCTGTTGCGGAGCGGCGCGGGTGGATTTTCGTGCCAAGGAGCGTGAATTCTATTGCCTGGAAGTCAACACCATTCCCGGCATGACCGAAACCAGTCTTTTGCCCAAGGCCGCCCAGGCGGCGGGAATGGACTTTGCGGAACTCACCATCAGGATTCTTGAAGGCGCGGCGCTCAATAAATAA
- the murC gene encoding UDP-N-acetylmuramate--L-alanine ligase, with protein sequence MYGKIRKIHFVGIGGIGMSGIAEVLLNLGYQVSGSDLRESEITRRLAELGGEISYGHRAENVREADVVVTSTAVKRDNPEVSEAHRRMIPVIPRAEMLAELMRMKYGIAVAGTHGKTTTTSMVATLLYHGNIDPTSVIGGRVDALGSNAKLGQGKFLVAEADESDGSFMLLSPTIAVVTNIDADHLDFYQDLEEIKETFVDFINKVPFYGLAVLCLDDPNIQAVIPRVKKRFLTYGLAGQADLCATDIVHQGGRTSFKAHLHGEELGEVSFAMPGRHNVLNALAAIGVALEIGVPFAVIAEGFKGFGGVQRRFQVKHDAEGIMVVDDYGHHPAEIKATLAAARSGWNRRVIAVFQPHRFTRTQALFDEFVTAFYQADHLVVTDVYPAGEEPIAGADSAHLVESISRHGHKNAHYVGDRNAVVPHLAPVLRPGDMIITLGAGNIWQVGEDIISYLRERDGQKADQEE encoded by the coding sequence ATGTACGGAAAGATCAGAAAAATTCACTTCGTCGGCATCGGCGGCATCGGCATGAGCGGCATTGCCGAGGTGCTGCTCAATCTCGGCTACCAGGTGTCGGGCTCCGATCTGCGTGAAAGCGAAATCACCCGGCGCCTGGCCGAGTTGGGCGGAGAGATATCCTACGGGCACCGCGCAGAGAACGTGCGTGAAGCCGACGTGGTGGTGACCTCGACGGCGGTCAAGCGGGACAACCCCGAGGTGAGCGAGGCTCACAGGCGCATGATTCCGGTGATTCCGCGCGCGGAGATGCTGGCCGAGCTGATGCGCATGAAATACGGCATCGCCGTGGCCGGCACCCACGGCAAGACCACGACCACCAGCATGGTGGCGACCCTGCTCTACCATGGCAACATCGACCCGACCTCGGTGATCGGCGGCCGGGTCGACGCCCTGGGCTCCAACGCCAAGCTCGGCCAGGGCAAGTTTCTGGTGGCCGAAGCCGACGAGTCGGACGGCTCCTTCATGCTGCTGTCGCCTACCATCGCCGTGGTGACCAATATCGACGCCGACCATCTCGATTTTTACCAGGATCTGGAGGAGATCAAGGAAACCTTCGTCGATTTCATCAACAAGGTGCCTTTCTACGGTTTGGCGGTGCTGTGTCTCGACGACCCCAACATCCAGGCGGTCATCCCCCGGGTCAAAAAACGCTTTCTGACCTATGGCCTGGCCGGACAGGCCGACCTCTGCGCCACCGACATCGTGCACCAGGGGGGGCGCACCTCCTTTAAAGCCCACCTGCACGGCGAGGAACTGGGCGAGGTATCCTTTGCCATGCCCGGGCGGCACAACGTGCTCAACGCCCTGGCGGCGATCGGTGTCGCCTTGGAAATCGGCGTGCCCTTTGCCGTCATCGCCGAGGGCTTCAAGGGCTTTGGCGGCGTGCAGCGGCGCTTCCAGGTCAAGCACGATGCCGAGGGTATCATGGTGGTCGATGATTACGGCCACCATCCGGCCGAGATCAAGGCGACCCTGGCTGCCGCGCGCTCCGGCTGGAACCGGCGGGTGATTGCCGTGTTTCAGCCGCATCGCTTCACCCGCACCCAGGCCCTGTTCGACGAATTCGTGACGGCTTTCTACCAAGCCGATCATCTGGTCGTCACCGATGTCTACCCGGCCGGCGAGGAGCCCATCGCCGGCGCCGACAGCGCGCATCTGGTCGAGAGCATCAGCCGTCACGGGCACAAGAACGCTCACTATGTGGGTGATCGCAACGCCGTGGTTCCGCATCTGGCCCCCGTGCTGCGCCCCGGTGACATGATCATCACCCTGGGCGCGGGTAATATCTGGCAGGTCGGCGAGGATATCATCAGCTACCTGCGCGAGCGTGACGGTCAAAAGGCCGATCAGGAAGAATAA
- the murG gene encoding undecaprenyldiphospho-muramoylpentapeptide beta-N-acetylglucosaminyltransferase produces MRLLLAGGGTGGHLFPAVALAEQLLREDPQGQVLFVGTERGLESRILPRLGFELRKIDISGFVGKGWGRKLALIPQLFKSLRQSRAILREFQPDVVVGVGGYASGPLLAAALLMRYPVLIHEQNAWPGLTNRLLAPWVRRVCLSFPETGDFMRRATKVVTGNPVRLGLAHCPPPPNGAPHLLVFGGSLGARAINDAMLNVLPELSDLKDQVTLLHQTGEDDFERVRSGYQAAGWNPNMVVPFIEDMAAAYAKSHLVLCRAGATTLAELTACGRAAILVPYPHAANDHQTANAQALAEKGAALLLPQAQLNAARLGQLLRELLADPPLLASMAGAAHALGKRDAAAAILKECRAIAQARPA; encoded by the coding sequence ATGAGGCTGCTGCTGGCAGGAGGCGGAACCGGCGGGCATCTGTTTCCCGCGGTCGCTTTGGCGGAGCAACTGCTGCGCGAAGATCCCCAGGGCCAGGTGCTGTTCGTCGGCACCGAGCGCGGCCTGGAAAGCCGTATCCTGCCGCGTCTGGGGTTTGAGCTGCGCAAGATCGACATCAGCGGCTTCGTCGGCAAGGGGTGGGGGCGCAAGTTGGCCCTTATCCCGCAGTTGTTCAAAAGCTTGCGCCAGTCGCGGGCGATTCTGCGCGAGTTTCAACCCGACGTTGTAGTTGGGGTCGGCGGTTATGCTTCAGGCCCGCTGCTGGCCGCGGCGCTGCTGATGCGCTACCCGGTGCTGATTCACGAGCAGAATGCCTGGCCGGGGCTGACCAACCGCCTGCTGGCTCCCTGGGTGCGGCGCGTGTGCCTGTCCTTTCCGGAAACCGGGGACTTCATGCGCCGCGCCACCAAGGTGGTGACCGGCAACCCGGTGCGGCTTGGCCTGGCCCATTGCCCGCCGCCACCCAACGGCGCGCCGCACCTGCTGGTCTTCGGCGGCTCCCTGGGCGCGCGGGCCATTAACGATGCGATGCTCAACGTGCTGCCCGAGCTGAGCGACCTCAAGGATCAGGTGACGCTGCTGCACCAGACCGGCGAGGATGATTTTGAGCGGGTGCGCTCCGGCTATCAGGCCGCCGGTTGGAACCCGAACATGGTGGTGCCGTTTATCGAGGATATGGCCGCGGCCTATGCCAAATCTCATTTGGTCTTGTGCCGCGCCGGGGCAACGACCCTGGCGGAATTGACCGCGTGCGGGCGCGCCGCGATTTTGGTGCCCTATCCCCATGCCGCCAATGACCACCAAACGGCCAATGCCCAGGCGCTGGCGGAAAAGGGCGCTGCCCTGCTTTTGCCCCAGGCGCAGTTGAACGCGGCGCGCCTCGGGCAGTTACTGAGGGAATTACTGGCTGATCCGCCGTTGCTGGCTTCCATGGCCGGCGCCGCCCATGCCCTGGGAAAACGTGATGCGGCCGCCGCCATATTGAAGGAGTGTCGGGCAATTGCCCAAGCAAGACCCGCATGA
- the ftsW gene encoding putative lipid II flippase FtsW, with amino-acid sequence MATRREFDTTILLLVVVLTCFGVVMVYSSSSIMAAKRFNDGFFFLKRQGLYAAAGFLIMAAAMHIDYRFWRRLTLLGLAAAVIFLIAVLIPGVGANVGGASRWLRFPGFSVQPAELAKLAMVFYLAHSLARKKDKLHSFKLGFLPYMLVVGCLLGLLLLQPDLGSAIVIAVVALTMLLVAGARLSYLLSVALMALPVLYLAIMQVDYRRRRILAFLDPWDDPFNTGFQILQSWTAFGLGGLLGKGLGEGQQKLFYLPEAHTDFIFSVVGEELGFIGVLVVTAMFLVFCLRGIRIAQQAPDDYGRHLAFGLTFLIGMGAFINMGVVLGLLPTKGLALPLLSYGGTSLLTTLFAVGVLLNISRQTGEVKA; translated from the coding sequence ATGGCGACACGGCGGGAATTCGATACCACCATTCTGCTTCTCGTTGTGGTCCTGACCTGTTTCGGGGTGGTGATGGTGTATTCGTCGTCCTCCATCATGGCGGCCAAGCGTTTCAATGATGGGTTCTTTTTTCTCAAGCGCCAGGGGCTCTATGCCGCCGCGGGCTTTCTGATCATGGCCGCGGCCATGCATATCGATTATCGTTTCTGGCGGCGTCTGACCCTGTTGGGGTTGGCGGCCGCGGTGATCTTTCTCATAGCGGTTCTGATTCCCGGCGTTGGCGCCAATGTCGGCGGCGCCTCGCGCTGGCTGCGTTTTCCGGGCTTCTCGGTGCAACCGGCGGAGCTGGCAAAACTGGCCATGGTGTTTTATCTGGCCCACAGCCTGGCGCGCAAAAAAGACAAGCTGCATAGCTTCAAGCTGGGTTTTTTGCCCTACATGCTGGTGGTGGGCTGTCTGCTTGGCCTGTTGCTGCTGCAACCGGACCTGGGCAGCGCCATTGTGATTGCCGTGGTAGCCCTGACCATGCTGCTGGTCGCCGGGGCGCGCCTGAGCTATCTGCTGTCCGTGGCCCTGATGGCGCTGCCGGTTCTGTATCTGGCGATCATGCAGGTCGATTATCGACGCCGGCGCATCCTGGCGTTTCTCGACCCCTGGGATGATCCCTTCAACACGGGTTTTCAGATCCTGCAGAGCTGGACGGCCTTCGGGCTCGGTGGTCTGTTGGGCAAGGGGCTGGGCGAAGGGCAGCAGAAACTCTTCTATCTGCCCGAAGCGCATACCGACTTCATCTTCTCGGTGGTTGGCGAGGAGTTGGGATTTATCGGCGTGCTGGTGGTGACGGCGATGTTTTTGGTGTTTTGCCTGCGCGGCATCCGGATCGCCCAGCAAGCCCCCGACGATTACGGGCGGCACTTGGCCTTCGGTTTGACCTTTCTGATCGGCATGGGCGCCTTCATCAACATGGGGGTGGTGCTCGGTCTGCTGCCGACCAAGGGTTTGGCGCTGCCGCTGCTGTCTTACGGCGGTACCAGTTTGCTGACAACGCTTTTTGCCGTCGGGGTGCTGCTCAACATCTCGCGCCAAACCGGGGAGGTCAAGGCATGA
- the murD gene encoding UDP-N-acetylmuramoyl-L-alanine--D-glutamate ligase, whose protein sequence is MKAYTGKNVVIVGAGRTGLALVGFFLRQGARLTVSDRREAERIPSLELLTQAGVALDLGGHSAQVLCQADLVVVSPGVPLDQPALAAAAERGVPILGEIEIARRALHAPLVAVTGTNGKSTTTTLLGEIYRAWGKKTFVGGNLGLPLIEATREKDWDWLVAELSSFQLEAVVDFRPDYALLLNISEDHLDRYPDMAAYIAAKARIFARQRRTDVAVLNHEDSQTLAAAAATRARKVFFSSARVLDEGMGFDGQDLVWRMGGQEARFAVAEMQLRGLHNIENAMAALIPPLLAGCPPQLAWDAVCGFSGLPHRMVPVRSLDGVTWYNDSKATNVGSVVKSLAGLKAPVTLIAGGKDKGGDYAPLIPLVKERVAHLILIGEAGDRIDRVLGACTHTLRAADMEAAVRLARELTPRGGTVLLSPACSSFDMFRDFEERGEVFAAAVAKLPEQVAKVV, encoded by the coding sequence GTGAAGGCTTACACCGGAAAAAATGTCGTGATCGTCGGAGCGGGTCGCACAGGCCTGGCGCTGGTGGGATTTTTCCTGCGCCAGGGTGCGCGCCTGACGGTCAGTGACCGCCGCGAGGCAGAGCGTATTCCTTCCCTGGAGTTGCTGACCCAGGCAGGAGTCGCCCTGGATCTGGGCGGCCACAGCGCGCAGGTGCTCTGTCAGGCGGATCTGGTGGTGGTCAGCCCCGGCGTGCCCCTTGACCAGCCTGCCCTGGCGGCGGCCGCGGAGCGCGGCGTGCCGATCCTGGGCGAGATCGAAATTGCCCGGCGCGCCCTGCACGCGCCGCTGGTGGCGGTGACGGGAACCAACGGCAAATCCACCACCACCACCTTGCTGGGCGAAATTTACCGAGCCTGGGGAAAAAAAACCTTCGTCGGCGGCAACCTCGGTCTGCCCCTGATCGAAGCGACGCGTGAGAAGGACTGGGACTGGCTGGTCGCCGAACTGTCGTCCTTTCAACTCGAGGCGGTAGTCGATTTCCGTCCCGATTATGCCCTGTTGCTCAACATCAGCGAGGATCACCTCGACCGCTATCCCGACATGGCCGCCTACATCGCCGCCAAGGCAAGAATTTTCGCCCGGCAGCGGCGCACCGACGTGGCGGTGCTCAACCACGAGGATTCCCAGACTCTCGCGGCGGCCGCCGCGACGCGGGCGCGCAAGGTGTTTTTCTCCTCCGCGCGCGTTCTCGACGAGGGCATGGGATTCGACGGGCAGGATCTGGTCTGGCGCATGGGGGGGCAGGAGGCGCGCTTTGCCGTGGCCGAAATGCAGTTGCGCGGCCTGCACAATATCGAAAACGCCATGGCCGCCCTGATCCCGCCCCTGCTCGCCGGTTGCCCGCCACAACTGGCCTGGGACGCGGTGTGCGGCTTTTCCGGCTTGCCCCATCGCATGGTGCCGGTGCGCAGCCTTGACGGCGTGACCTGGTACAACGATTCCAAGGCCACCAACGTCGGCAGCGTGGTCAAGAGCCTGGCCGGTCTGAAAGCCCCCGTTACCCTCATTGCCGGGGGCAAGGACAAGGGCGGCGACTATGCGCCCCTGATTCCCCTGGTCAAGGAGCGCGTGGCGCACCTGATTCTCATCGGCGAGGCCGGCGATCGCATCGACCGGGTTCTCGGGGCCTGCACCCACACCCTGCGCGCGGCCGATATGGAAGCGGCGGTGCGCCTGGCGCGGGAGTTGACGCCGCGCGGGGGCACGGTGCTCCTGTCACCGGCCTGCTCGAGTTTTGATATGTTTCGCGACTTCGAGGAGCGCGGCGAGGTGTTTGCCGCGGCGGTCGCCAAGCTGCCCGAACAGGTCGCAAAGGTTGTGTGA
- the mraY gene encoding phospho-N-acetylmuramoyl-pentapeptide-transferase, which translates to MLYHLLYPLHTEYSAFYVFRFITFRTIYATITALVISFLIGPWLIQKLQSLQIGQSIRKLGPETHFKKEGTPTMGGTLILCAIVLPTLLWADLTNLYVWVVLLVTVGFGIVGFSDDYLKVKRRNSDGLSARQKMFWLLLISLAAAVILYQYPPFQTTVGVPFFKNVRPDLGLFYIPFVLLVIVGAGNAVNLTDGLDGLAIGPMIIASGTYLLFAYLAGNAQLSEYLQINPVPGAGELSILCGAMVGAGLGFLWFNSYPAQVFMGDVGSLSLGGALGTIAVITKQEIVLVIVGGIFVVEALSVIFQVTSYRLYGKRIFKMAPIHHHFELKGWPEPKIIVRFWIISIILALVALSTLKLR; encoded by the coding sequence ATGCTCTACCACTTGCTCTATCCGCTACATACCGAGTATTCGGCGTTCTACGTGTTCCGGTTCATCACCTTCCGGACCATTTACGCGACCATCACCGCGCTGGTGATCTCCTTTTTGATCGGTCCCTGGTTGATTCAAAAGCTGCAGTCCCTGCAGATCGGACAATCGATTCGCAAACTGGGGCCGGAGACGCATTTCAAAAAAGAGGGGACGCCGACCATGGGCGGTACCCTGATCCTGTGCGCCATCGTATTGCCGACCCTGTTGTGGGCGGATTTGACCAACCTCTACGTCTGGGTGGTGCTGCTGGTGACGGTGGGTTTCGGCATCGTCGGCTTCAGCGACGATTATCTCAAGGTCAAGCGCCGCAACAGCGACGGCCTGTCGGCGCGGCAGAAAATGTTCTGGCTGCTGCTTATTTCCCTGGCGGCAGCAGTCATCCTTTATCAGTATCCGCCCTTCCAGACCACGGTGGGGGTGCCGTTCTTCAAGAATGTCCGTCCCGATCTGGGGCTGTTCTACATTCCCTTCGTGCTGCTGGTGATCGTGGGTGCCGGCAACGCCGTGAACCTCACCGACGGCCTCGACGGGTTGGCCATCGGGCCGATGATTATCGCCTCGGGAACCTATCTGTTGTTTGCCTATCTGGCCGGCAACGCGCAACTGTCCGAGTACCTGCAGATCAATCCGGTGCCCGGTGCCGGGGAACTGTCCATTTTGTGCGGCGCCATGGTCGGGGCGGGCCTGGGTTTTCTCTGGTTCAACAGCTATCCCGCCCAGGTTTTCATGGGCGATGTGGGCAGCCTTTCCCTGGGGGGAGCCCTGGGAACCATCGCCGTCATCACCAAGCAGGAGATCGTCCTGGTCATCGTGGGCGGCATATTCGTGGTTGAGGCGCTCTCGGTGATCTTTCAGGTCACCTCCTATCGGCTCTACGGCAAGCGGATCTTCAAGATGGCGCCGATCCATCACCATTTCGAACTTAAAGGCTGGCCGGAGCCCAAGATCATCGTGCGCTTTTGGATCATCAGCATCATTCTGGCCCTGGTCGCGCTCTCGACGCTGAAACTGAGGTAG